From the Pseudodesulfovibrio alkaliphilus genome, one window contains:
- a CDS encoding OmpA/MotB family protein: protein MPDINIDFAKGLSSFDQIEGGGRSTGVNDWAVPWADLMMVMFVLFVVLFIYASTHQDVRVLFSRQSAEQARDMGALDPLVGLIGQLSSRADTHGSRDTVRMADNQVLFRSRADGVTVIREGAGRVRVSLRGDLFFRAGEQGTGAEAEQYLQEVSAVARLSVGMVHVVGHASEDEAEGGGAMGGFALSTGRAAAVADLLMNRFGVDPRRVTITGRGALHPELPGTNPGNQAMNRRVEILIINEN from the coding sequence ATGCCAGACATCAACATTGATTTCGCCAAGGGACTATCCTCTTTCGACCAGATTGAAGGGGGGGGGCGTTCCACGGGAGTGAACGATTGGGCCGTGCCCTGGGCAGACCTGATGATGGTCATGTTCGTGCTTTTCGTGGTCTTGTTCATTTACGCCAGCACCCACCAGGATGTGCGGGTGCTCTTCAGCCGACAAAGCGCGGAACAGGCGCGGGACATGGGGGCGCTTGATCCGCTTGTCGGGCTCATCGGACAACTCTCGTCCCGGGCAGACACCCATGGCTCGCGGGACACGGTGCGTATGGCAGATAACCAGGTGCTTTTCCGTTCGCGTGCCGATGGGGTGACAGTGATCCGCGAAGGGGCGGGGCGAGTGCGCGTCAGTCTGCGTGGCGATCTTTTCTTTCGTGCAGGAGAGCAGGGGACAGGGGCTGAAGCGGAGCAGTATCTTCAGGAGGTATCAGCTGTCGCCCGTCTGAGTGTGGGCATGGTCCATGTGGTGGGTCATGCGTCAGAAGACGAGGCCGAGGGGGGTGGTGCCATGGGCGGATTTGCTCTGTCCACCGGCCGGGCGGCCGCTGTGGCGGATTTGCTCATGAACCGCTTCGGCGTTGATCCAAGGCGAGTGACCATCACCGGCAGGGGGGCGCTCCATCCCGAACTGCCCGGCACCAATCCAGGCAATCAGGCAATGAACCGGCGCGTGGAAATTCTCATTATCAACGAAAACTGA
- a CDS encoding Maf family protein, which produces MKQRTPGPFTSTVPIVLASASPRRRELLADLGLDFEVVPSRATEPAPLPGEKADDYAGRMARMKTMEVAERFPERTVLGADTIVVLGDRIMGKPSDPGNALSMLTALSGQTHQVISAFCLMTPGRTPLTRAVTTDVDMRASTEAELRAYIATGEPMDKAGAYAIQGVGTFLVTAIRGSYTNVVGLPVARVLEALVEGGLVRPRNS; this is translated from the coding sequence ATGAAACAGCGCACTCCCGGCCCATTCACGTCCACGGTTCCCATCGTCCTCGCCTCTGCCTCCCCCCGCAGGCGGGAGTTGCTGGCCGATCTCGGCCTTGATTTCGAGGTGGTTCCCAGCCGGGCAACAGAACCCGCACCGCTGCCCGGGGAAAAGGCCGACGACTATGCAGGTCGCATGGCGAGAATGAAAACCATGGAAGTTGCTGAACGGTTTCCAGAACGTACCGTGCTCGGTGCGGACACCATTGTGGTCCTCGGTGACAGGATCATGGGCAAACCGTCCGACCCCGGCAATGCCCTGTCCATGCTCACAGCCCTCTCGGGCCAGACCCACCAGGTAATTTCCGCCTTCTGCCTGATGACCCCTGGCCGCACCCCCCTGACCCGAGCCGTGACAACCGATGTGGACATGCGCGCCTCAACCGAGGCCGAGTTACGCGCCTACATCGCAACCGGCGAGCCCATGGACAAGGCCGGGGCCTACGCCATCCAAGGCGTGGGCACCTTCCTGGTCACGGCCATCAGGGGGTCATACACCAACGTCGTGGGGTTGCCGGTTGCACGGGTGCTGGAGGCACTGGTCGAGGGGGGACTCGTCCGGCCCCGGAATAGCTGA
- a CDS encoding FkbM family methyltransferase — protein sequence MGLLEYIKKAPLLRPNSFPNSHNLAIVCRAAAITHIPDSLMQNVRGVFVFDHKQNLPREIGADRNGQPINVFPISVLAGNVSFDIVHFHHSYDYGVLADCAKLLARVGYDSFFNFMPIPYNAVISTTHIPNYFNENKDSLEFVFNQLEDRESREVFAARIRALETGNVGYLRVSEYPEYFHPSVRPEEGDIIVDGGVSEFVGAQTQFSRAVGEQGRIYGFEPDPVGFCKANDALGERCPNYQVVPLGLWSRKDILHFNLSGQGTHVSSGGGQGSVQCEVISVDEFVKASRLKRVDLIKLDVEGAEAEAIKGAMETIGKFTPKLAISLYHTPKDLYHLPRLIREISGGYSYYLGHHHAALHETILYASPRKK from the coding sequence ATGGGGCTTCTGGAATACATCAAGAAGGCACCGCTGCTGCGGCCGAATTCCTTTCCGAACAGCCACAATCTGGCCATCGTTTGCCGCGCCGCGGCCATCACGCACATCCCGGATTCGTTGATGCAGAATGTCCGGGGGGTGTTTGTCTTCGATCACAAGCAGAATCTTCCGAGGGAGATCGGTGCCGACAGGAACGGCCAACCGATCAACGTCTTCCCCATCAGTGTGCTTGCAGGCAATGTGTCGTTCGACATTGTACATTTTCATCATAGCTATGACTACGGCGTGCTTGCGGATTGTGCCAAACTCTTGGCCCGGGTCGGATACGATTCGTTCTTCAACTTCATGCCCATTCCCTACAACGCGGTCATTTCCACCACACACATTCCCAACTATTTCAATGAGAACAAAGATTCTCTGGAGTTCGTTTTCAACCAACTCGAGGACAGAGAGAGCCGGGAGGTTTTCGCGGCGCGGATTCGGGCCTTGGAGACAGGGAATGTCGGCTACCTGAGGGTTTCCGAGTATCCCGAGTATTTCCACCCCAGTGTCAGGCCCGAGGAGGGCGACATCATTGTTGACGGCGGTGTTTCCGAGTTTGTCGGTGCGCAGACCCAATTCTCCAGGGCCGTGGGCGAGCAAGGAAGAATCTATGGTTTTGAGCCTGATCCCGTTGGCTTTTGCAAGGCCAACGACGCCCTTGGCGAGAGGTGTCCCAACTACCAGGTTGTGCCGCTGGGGCTGTGGAGTCGAAAAGACATCCTGCATTTCAACCTGTCTGGCCAGGGCACACATGTGTCAAGCGGCGGTGGCCAGGGTTCCGTGCAATGCGAGGTGATCTCCGTTGACGAGTTCGTCAAGGCCAGCCGCCTGAAGCGGGTTGACCTGATCAAGCTCGATGTGGAAGGGGCCGAGGCCGAGGCCATCAAGGGGGCCATGGAAACCATAGGCAAGTTCACGCCGAAGCTGGCCATCTCCCTGTACCATACCCCGAAGGATCTCTATCATCTGCCCAGGCTGATCCGTGAAATCTCAGGCGGCTATAGCTATTATTTAGGCCATCATCATGCGGCCCTGCATGAGACGATTCTCTACGCCAGCCCCAGAAAGAAGTAG
- a CDS encoding motility protein A — MNRKNLIGVILSLLLFVGSFLLTGAASAYWNLAAFLVVVSGLCAAMLVSYPTAHIRNAFKVAKNAYTNGHVTPGEIVNTLLDLSVKSKVDGLLSLERSEARATSSFLKNGLILLVDNYKEEEIRETLNTEMAFFTLRRQQSERFFQTMAKMAPAFGVAGSVIGLIGLLMGINDTAVILKNIPVAFISTLYGLVLSNLVFSPIAENINYSTRVELLNQKLVLEGIVAISKEQNSYKLERKLASFLSPSEREGKTETLRRITRKYVEKRSSPLDVEDLVTPDEAREENDAAVSRVA; from the coding sequence ATGAATCGAAAAAATCTCATCGGCGTGATACTCAGCCTGCTGCTTTTCGTAGGCAGTTTTCTGTTGACAGGCGCCGCTTCGGCCTACTGGAATCTGGCCGCGTTCCTGGTGGTGGTTTCCGGTCTTTGCGCGGCCATGCTCGTCAGTTATCCGACGGCCCACATCCGTAACGCCTTCAAGGTGGCCAAAAACGCCTACACCAATGGCCACGTCACCCCCGGCGAGATCGTCAACACCCTGCTCGACCTCTCGGTCAAGAGCAAGGTGGACGGGCTGCTTTCCCTGGAACGAAGCGAAGCCAGGGCCACCAGTTCGTTTCTGAAGAACGGTCTTATCCTTCTTGTGGATAACTACAAGGAGGAGGAAATCCGCGAGACACTCAATACCGAGATGGCCTTCTTCACACTGCGCCGACAGCAGAGCGAGCGGTTTTTCCAGACCATGGCGAAAATGGCCCCGGCTTTCGGTGTGGCGGGCAGCGTCATCGGGCTCATCGGCCTGCTTATGGGCATCAACGATACGGCCGTCATTCTCAAGAACATCCCCGTGGCCTTCATATCCACCCTCTATGGATTGGTTCTTAGCAACCTCGTCTTTTCACCCATAGCTGAAAATATTAATTACTCGACGAGGGTGGAACTTTTGAATCAAAAGCTCGTACTGGAAGGCATCGTGGCCATCAGCAAGGAGCAGAATTCCTACAAACTCGAGCGCAAGCTCGCTTCATTTCTCAGCCCCAGCGAGCGCGAGGGTAAGACCGAGACCCTGCGTCGCATCACCCGCAAATATGTTGAAAAACGCAGCAGCCCCCTGGATGTGGAAGACCTCGTCACCCCTGACGAAGCCCGGGAAGAAAACGATGCTGCGGTGAGTCGGGTCGCGTAA